The Manihot esculenta cultivar AM560-2 chromosome 1, M.esculenta_v8, whole genome shotgun sequence genome has a window encoding:
- the LOC110616493 gene encoding CCR4-NOT transcription complex subunit 1 isoform X1 — translation MPKLSSAIPNQIRCLFQSLNEANVDSVLQELCQFIEYGVEGSVLVLKTCLERLHFHGTDLQNGQLESVLVSIFKYLLDKPNFSTVLCQSLRSTEINDEFLENLSNVLHLSLSEKIGIGLALSDSDIIETRMSAKKFFMAQVEALCANPVSMNSAEQIQNIVMCLQRSEGLSKHVDHLLRILSLLQPKESFPFVLTPLLSDEMREANFLRNVGQFHECEENEFDALLAEMEEEMSTSDILRELGYGCTFDASHCKEILSHFLPLSESTISKMLGTVARSHASLEDNQSTFLNFGIAIGCSISSDLPLLSSWDIDILVKTIKQLAPGTNWVQVMENMDHEGFYIPNEEAFSFFMSVYRHACQDPFPLHAICGSPWKNTLGQLSLLKYAVLAPPEVFTFAHSGRLLVYHGAVHGHKLQLGHANHAWLCLDLLDVLCQLAEMGHSSSIQSMLEYPLKHCPEILLLGISHINTAYNLLQYEVSFVVFPMIIKSGTGNGMIHYLWHINPSLVVLGFVDAHNIEPDCIIKILDICQELKILSSVLDMIPSPLGIRLAALASRKELVDLEKWLTTNLVTYRDFFFEECLKFLKEVQPGGSQDFSTKPFRHSSSITDIYMETSSTFLKVLKTHTSLIISSRLSEEMETLNLTIMDSNPPLQSDGSADSSTPDGFSDDVEAEANSYFHQMFSSQLTIDAMVQMLSRFKESPVRREQLIFECMIGNLFEEYRFFPKYPEKQLKIAAVLFGSVIKHQLVTHLTLGIALRGVLDALRKPPDSKMFVFGTKALEQFVDRLIEWPQYCNHILQISHLRGTHSELVSFIERALARISSGHLESDGSSNASAAHHHGLSQASSGNEELNSVSITPPVQQLSSTLHVQERHDSPIDDRHKVFMASSNETKSLLSAGGKSLIASLGDNSSTQKIVASTTAMSSSHGFVRPSRGATSARFGSALNIETLVAAAERRETPIEAPASEIQDKISFIINNISSANVEAKAKEFTEILKEQYYPWFAQYMVMKRASIEPNFHDLYLKFLDKVNSKTLNKEIVQATYENCKVLLGSELIKSSSEERSLLKNLGSWLGKLTIGRNQVLRAREIDPKSLIIEAYEKGLMIAVIPFTSKILEPCQSSLAYQPPNPWTMGILGLLTEIYSMPNLKMNLKFDIEVLFKNLGVDMKDITPTSLLKDRKREIEGNPDFSNKDAGASQPQIVAEVKPAITLSHAELPHEAGNPPNSAGHTHLLSQYAAPVHLSTGTLMEDEKLAALGLSDQLPPAQGLFQATPSQSHFSVSQLPNPTTTPNIGTHVIINPKLNSWGLHLHFQRVVPIVMDRAIKEIVSGIVQRSVSIATQTTKELVLKDYAMESDETRIYNAAHLMVASLAGSLAHVTCKEPLRTLISTQLRNSLQGLSVASELLEHAVQLATNDNLDLGCAIIEQAATDKAIQTIDGEIAQQLSLRRKHRDSVGPTFFDANIYTQGSINVLPEALRPKPGHLSVSQQRVYEDFVRLPWQNQSSQSSHSILAGSSSSSGAPGLASAFGSGSEQLNVGYSSTPGNLGLEAVSRSLDMASDAIESNSAAVPSGLAIHTGATDGIISQNSENNSVSASFPSTVPSPAPELQSGDTSDTVKELASQQMSSAASDRLSSGVSEPTLNTRDALDKYQIVAQKLEALVNSDAIEAEIQGVIAEVPEIILRCISRDEAALAVAQKVFKGLYENASNNIHVNACLAILAAIRDVCKLVVKELTSWVSYSDEERKFNKDITLGLISSELLNLAEYNVHMAKLIDGGRNKGATEFAISLIQALVIEDSKVISELHNLVDALAKLATKPGSPESLQQLIEIVRNPNPVAASAVLSSFAVGKEDKIRQSRDKKAVNQSIANREDYSNAESVEPVPANLHDQVSKLFAEWYRICELPAANDAAYTHYVLQLHQNGLLKGDDMTDSFFQILTELSVAHCLSSEGINSGGLQSTQQGHSLSFLAIDIYAKLVFSILKVEQGSNRFFLLSKILAVTVRFIQKDSEDKKASFNPRPYFRLFVDWLLDLVSPDPVIDGASFQILTAFAGAFHNLQPLRVPSFSFAWLEMVSHRSFMPKLLTGNAQKGWPYVQRLLVDLFQFLEPFLRSAELGIPVQFLYKGTLRVLLVLLHDFPEFLCDYHFTFCDVIPPSCIQMRNIILSAFPRNMRLPDPSTPNLKIDLLPEIREAPHILSEVDAALKAKQMKADVDEYLKTRRQGSSFLTELKQRLLLSTSETASAGTRYNVPLINSLVLYAGMQEWNSLELQATQQLQARTTHQQSTGNTAHLLLDAALDIYQTLMLELDTEGRYLFLNAIANQLRYPNNHTHYFSFVLLYLFAESNQEIVQEQITRVLLERLIVNRPHPWGLLITFIELIKNPRYNFWNRSFIRCAPEIEKLFESVARSCGSLKPMDESMVSGWVSEGTH, via the exons ATGCCCAAGTTATCGTCAGCCATTCCGAATCAGATTCGGTGCTTGTTTCAGAGTTTGAACGAGGCCAACGTCGATTCTGTTCTCCAAGAACTCTGCCAG TTTATTGAATATGGAGTTGAGGGAAGTGTTCTGGTGCTCAAAACCTGCTTGGAACGCCTGCATTTTCACGGGACTGACTTGCAAAACGGTCAGCTGGAGTCGGTTCTTGTGTCAATTTTCAAATATCTTCTGGACAAACCAAATTTCAGTACGGTGCTTTGTCAGTCCCTAAGAAGCACAGAGATTAATGATGAATTCCTGGAAAATTTGTCTAATGTGTTACATTTATCTCTGTCTGAAAAAATTGGCATTGGTCTTGCTCTGTCCGATTCCGATATCATTGAAACCAGAATGAGTG CAAAGAAATTTTTCATGGCTCAGGTTGAAGCATTGTGTGCAAATCCAGTTTCTATGAATTCTGCAGAGCAAATTCAGAATATAGTTATGTGCCTTCagcggtctgagggcctttccAAGCACGTGGACCACCTTTTGCGGATATTATCCTTATTGCAACCAAAAGAGTCATTTCCTTTTGTTTTAACTCCACTGCTTTCCGATGAAATGCGCGAGGCCAATTTTTTGAG GAATGTGGGTCAGTTCCATGAATGCGAGGAAAATGAATTTGATGCACTTTTAGCTGAAATGGAGGAGGAGATGTCCACAAGTGATATCTTAAGGGAATTGGGCTATGGATGCACATTTGATGCCTCGCACTGCAAAGAGATATTGTCTCACTTCTTGCCGCTGTCTGAGAGTACTATCTCAAAGATGCTTGGAACAGTTGCACGCAGCCATGCTAGCCTTGAAGACAACCAAAGCACATTTTTAAACTTTGGTATAGCTATTGGATGCAGCATTTCCTCTGATCTCCCACTGTTAAGTTCCTGGGATATTGACATCCTTGTGAAAACTATTAAGCAACTA GCTCCTGGTACCAACTGGGTACAAGTGATGGAAAATATGGATCATGAGGGATTTTACATCCCTAATGAGGAAGCATTCTCTTTCTTCATGTCTGTCTATAGACATGCTTGCCAG GATCCTTTCCCTCTCCATGCTATTTGTGGATCCCCATGGAAAAATACTCTGGGTCAACTATCTCTTCTCAAGTATGCTGTATTGGCCCCACCAGAAGTGTTTACCTTTGCTCATTCTGGAAGACTGCTG GTCTATCATGGCGCAGTACATGGTCATAAGCTTCAACTTGGACATGCAAATCATGCATGGTTATGTCTTGATCTTTTGGATGTACTTTGTCAACTAGCAGAGATGGGGCATTCTAGTTCTATTCAATCAATGCTTGAATATCCTCTGAAGCACTGTCCAGAAATCTTACTTCTTGGGATATCACATATTAAT ACTGCATATAATCTTCTCCAGTATGAAGTGTCTTTTGTGGTTTTTCCTATGATAATCAAAAGTGGCACAGGCAATGGTATGATTCATTACCTCTGGCATATAAATCCTAGTCTTGTTGTGCTGGGATTTGTAGATGCTCACAATATTGAACCAGACTGCATTATCAAGATATTGGACATATGCCAAGAATTAAAG ATACTGTCATCAGTGCTAGACATGATTCCTAGTCCTTTGGGTATCAGATTGGCAGCCCTAGCTTCACGAAAAGAACTTGTTGACCTTGAGAAGTGGCTGACTACTAATTTAGTTACATACAGGGATTTTTTCTTTGAG GAATGTCTCAAGTTTTTGAAAGAGGTCCAACCTGGTGGATCACAGGATTTTTCTACCAAACCTTTCCGTCATAGTAGTTCTATAACAGATATTTATATGGAGACCTCTTCTACCTTCCTGAAG GTCCTCAAAACTCATACAAGCTTAATCATCTCCAGTCGACTTTCTGAGGAAATGGAAACGTTAAATCTAACAATTATGGACTCCAATCCACCGTTGCAAAGTGATGGCTCTGCAGATTCATCTACCCCTGATGGGTTTTCAGATGATGTTGAGGCAGAAGCAAATTCTTACTTCCATCAAATGTTTTCTAGTCAATTGACAATTGATGCGATGGTTCAAATGCTTTCTCGATTCAAGGAGTCACCTGTGAGAAG GGAGCAGTTAATTTTTGAATGCATGATCGGCAATCTATTTGAGGAGTATAGATTCTTCCCAAAGTATCCTGAAAAGCAACTAAAAATTGCTGCTGTTCTATTTG GTTCTGTTATCAAGCACCAGCTTGTAACTCATCTAACACTTGGGATTGCCTTGCGTGGTGTTTTGGATGCACTCAGAAAACCCCCTGATTCCAAA ATGTTTGTGTTTGGGACAAAGGCTTTGGAGCAGTTTGTGGATCGCCTGATTGAGTGGCCACAGTATTGCAACCATATCTTACAGATATCTCATCTTCGTGGTACTCATTCAGAGCTCGTTTCTTTCATTGAACGGGCACTTGCCAGGATTTcatcaggtcatttggaatcaGATGGAAGTAGCAATGCTTCTGCTGCTCATCATCATGGTTTATCTCAAGCAAGCTCAGGAAACGAAGAG TTGAATAGTGTTAGTATCACACCGCCTGTGCAGCAACTTTCCTCCACACTTCATGTTCAAGAGAGACATGACAGTCCTATTGATGACCGTCATAAAGTCTTCATGGCTTCATCTAATGAGACCAAATCTCTTTTATCTGCTGGAGGGAAATCTTTGATTGCTTCTTTAGGTGATAATTCAAGCACTCAGAAG ATTGTGGCCAGTACTACAGCTATGTCTTCTTCTCATGGTTTCGTTCGTCCCTCTCGAGGAGCTACTTCTGCTA GGTTTGGCTCTGCTTTGAACATTGAAACGCTTGTAGCTGCTGCTGAGAGAAGGGAAACACCTATAGAG GCTCCAGCATCTGAGATTCAGGATAAGATATCGTTCATCATTAACAATATTTCATCTGCAAATGTTGAAGCTAAAGCAAAAGAATTTACTGAAATATTGAAGGAGCAGTATTATCCCTGGTTTGCCCAGTATATGGTTATGAAAAG GGCAAGCATTGAACCCAATTTTCACGACTTGTACTTGAAGTTTCTTGATAAAGTTAATTCGAAGACCTTAAATAAGGAGATTGTCCAGGCCACTTATGAAAACTGCAAG GTTCTCCTAGGTTCTGAGCTTATAAAATCAAGTTCAGAGGAGCGGTCATTGCTAAAAAATCTGGGTAGCTGGCTTGGGAAATTAACAATTGGCAGGAATCAAGTTCTAAGGGCTCGTGAGATAGATCCCAAATCTTTGATTATTGAG GCATATGAGAAGGGCCTGATGATTGCTGTGATTCCATTTACTTCAAAG ATTCTAGAGCCATGCCAAAGCAGTCTAGCATATCAGCCTCCTAATCCTTGGACAATGGGTATTCTTGGATTGCTTACTGAAATTTATTCAATGCCAAACTTGaaaatgaaccttaagtttgaCATAGAG GTTCTATTCAAGAATCTTGGTGTAGATATGAAGGACATAACACCCACTTCTCTTCTGAAGGATCGCAAAAGAGAAATTGAAGGGAACCCTGATTTCTctaataaagatgctggagcaTCACAGCCACAGATTGTTGCTGAAGTCAAGCCTGCAATAACATTAAGTCATGCAGAATTACCACATGAAGCTGGCAATCCACCTAATTCTGCTGGTCATACGCATTTATTATCTCAG TATGCTGCACCTGTTCATCTTTCCACTGGGACTTTGATGGAGGATGAAAAACTGGCTGCATTAGGCTTGTCTGATCAGCTtcctcctgctcaaggactatTTCAAGCTACTCCATCCCAATCACATTTTTCTGTCAGTCAG CTTCCAAACCCCACCACAACACCCAACATTGGAACTCATGTTATCATTAACCCGAAGCTCAATTCTTGGGGTTTGCACTTGCATTTTCAAAG GGTTGTTCCAATTGTAATGGATAGAGCTATCAAAGAAATAGTGTCTGGCATCGTTCAGCGTAGTGTTTCTATAGCTACACAAACAACAAAAGAACTTGTCTTGAAG GATTATGCCATGGAATCTGATGAGACACGAATATATAACGCAGCACACTTGATGGTTGCAAGTCTAGCTGGAAGTTTAGCTCATGTGACATGCAAG GAGCCGTTACGTACTTTGATTTCAACTCAACTGAGGAATTCACTTCAAGGTTTGAGTGTTGCAAGTGAACTTCTGGAACATGCTGTGCAACTTGCTACAAATGATAACCTTGATCTTGGTTGTGCAATAATTGAGCAGGCTGCTACAGATAAG gCAATACAAACCATTGATGGAGAAATAGCTCAACAACTTTCTTTAAGAAGGAAGCATCGGGATAGTGTTGGTCCAACATTTTTCGATGCAAACATTTACACCCAAGGTTCTATCAATGTTCTACCTGAGGCCCTCCGGCCCAAACCTGGTCACCTGTCTGTCTCACAACAGCGAGTTTATGAG GACTTTGTTCGGCTTCCATGGCAAAACCAATCTAGCCAGAGCTCACATTCTATTCTTGCAGGCTCTTCATCGTCTTCTGGTGCTCCTGGTCTGGCCAGTGCATTTGGTTCAGGTTCAGAACAACTTAATGTAGGCTACTCATCTACTCCAGGCAATTTAGGACTTGAAGCAGTCTCTCGGTCTCTAGACATGGCTTCTGATGCTATTGAATCTAATTCAGCTGCAGTTCCTAg TGGTTTGGCTATCCATACTGGAGCAACTGATGGCATTATCTCGCAGAATTCTGAAAACAATTCTGTCAGTGCTTCATTTCCTTCAACTGTTCCTTCCCCTGCCCCTGAACTTCAGTCAGGGGATACCTCAGATACTGTAAAG GAATTGGCTTCACAACAAATGTCTTCAGCTGCTTCTGATAGACTTTCAAGTGGCGTTTCAGAACCTACATTAAATACAAGAGATGCATTGGATAAGTATCAGATTGTTGCACAAAAG TTGGAGGCCTTGGTTAATAGCGATGCTATAGAAGCAGAAATCCAG GGAGTAATTGCGGAGGTTCCTGAGATCATACTTAGATGTATCAGTCGAGATGAGGCTGCGTTGGCTGTGGCACAAAAG GTTTTCAAGggtttatatgaaaatgcatcaaaCAATATTCATGTTAATGCTTGTCTTGCTATTCTGGCTGCTATTCGTGATGTTTGCAAGCTTGTGGTTAAAGAACTCACTAGTTGG GTGAGTTACTCAGATGAGGAGCGGAAGTTCAACAAAGATATTACTCTTGGCCTTATAAGCAGTGAATTGCTCAATCTTGCAGAGTATAATGTGCACATGGCAAAGCTTATTGATGGGGGAAGAAACA AGGGTGCAACTGAGTTTGCtatttctcttatccaagctcTAGTTATTGAAGACTCCAAAGTTATTTCTGAACTCCATAATCTTGTCGATGCATTGGCTAAG CTTGCTACAAAACCTGGATCTCCTGAGTCGTTGCAACAATTGATTGAGATTGTTAGGAATCCGAATCCCGTTGCTGCTTCTGCTGTGTTGTCTAGTTTTGCTGTGGGAAAAGAGGATAAGATTAGACAGTCTAGAGATAAAAAG GCTGTGAATCAGTCTATTGCAAATAGGGAAGATTATAGTAATGCTGAATCTGTGGAACCGGTTCCTGCTAATTTGCATGACCAG GTTTCCAAGCTATTTGCAGAATGGTACCGAATATGTGAACTCCCAGCTGCAAATGATGCTGCATATACTCATTATGTACTACAATTGCATCAAAATGGACTATTGAAGGGGGATGACATGACAGATAGCTTTTTCCAAATCCTTACG GAACTCTCTGTTGCACATTGCTTATCTTCTGAGGGGATTAATTCTGGTGGCCTGCAATCAACTCAGCAAGGGCACAGTTTGTCCTTCCTTGCCATTGATATTTATGCAAAACTTGTTTTTTCAATCCTAAAG GTGGAGCAGGGATCAAATAGATTCTTTCTGTTGTCAAAG ATTTTGGCCGTTACTGTAAGATTTATACAAAAAGATTCAGAAGATAAGAAAGCATCTTTTAACCCAAGACCATATTTCCGATTGTTTGTGGACTGGCTATTGGACCTTGTCTCCCCAGATCCTGTTATTGATGGTGCAAGCTTTCAG ATCTTGACAGCTTTCGCTGGTGCATTCCATAATTTGCAGCCCCTTAGGGTTCCTTCATTCAG CTTTGCATGGCTTGAGATGGTGAGTCACAGGAGCTTTATGCCAAAATTGCTCACGGGAAATGCTCAGAAAGGGTGGCCTTATGTTCAACGCTTGCTAGTAGATTTGTTCCAGTTCCTGGAGCCATTTTTGAGGAGTGCTGAACTAGGAATTCCT GTTCAGTTTCTGTATAAAGGTACACTAAGGGTGCTGCTGGTTCTGCTTCATGATTTCCCAGAATTTCTGTGTGATTATCATTTCACCTTCTGTGATGTGATTCCTCCAAGCTGTATACAAATGCGTAATATTATCCTTAGTGCTTTCCCCCGCAATATGAGGCTGCCGGATCCATCTACTCCCAACTTGAAG ATTGATTTGCTTCCAGAAATAAGGGAGGCTCCTCACATTCTCTCCGAGGTTGATGCAGCTCTTAAAGCAAAGCAAATGAAAGCTGATGTGGATGAGTATCTCAAG ACAAGACGGCAGGGTTCTTCATTCCTTACTGAATTGAAGCAGAGACTACTACTTTCAACCAGTGAAACTGCCTCTGCTGGTACCCGATACAATGTACCATTGATCAACTCCCTTGTGCTTTATGCTGGGATGCAG GAATGGAACTCTCTGGAACTTCAGGCCACCCAGCAGCTGCAAGCAAGAACAACTCATCAGCAGTCAACAGGGAACACTGCTCACTTATTGCTGGATGCTGCTTTAGATATTTACCAGACACTTATGCTGGAACTGGACACTGAAGGGCGATATTTATTTCTGAATGCCATTGCCAACCAACTGCGTTATCCTAACAACCATACGCATTACTTCTCATTTGTCCTGCTTTATTTATTCGCAGAATCCAACCAG GAAATTGTTCAGGAGCAGATCACAAGAGTCCTTCTGGAACGCTTAATAGTTAATCGTCCACATCCATGGGGCCTTTTGATAACTTTCATTGAGCTCATCAAG AATCCTAGATACAACTTCTGGAACAGATCCTTCATAAGATGTGCACCTGAGATTGAAAAGCTCTTTGAATCAGTGGCAAGATCATGTGGGAGCTTAAAGCCTATGGATGAGAGTATGGTCTCGGGCTGGGTTTCTGAGGGTACACACTGA